The following proteins are encoded in a genomic region of Alistipes shahii WAL 8301:
- a CDS encoding TolC family protein → MKITVSIIALWLCVPVLGQTSLADYRAAVADYSWQLKIAASKSDAAAETAGQARTGYLPRLAMDGSFTATVRHFDGVERWTFSLLPQLVQTVYGGGAVRAAARQAELDYGIALCDEEFSRLDVRYAADYAYWNLSAVELYAASMRQYVAIIRSLKEVVDRRFSEGYIAKGDVLMIDARLSEAEYSLVSAEQSYEVALHNFNILRGTDAALGVQLAQDIRDSLPMPGRVVAAEALERRPDYAAARLRSEQAEAGIRAVRAPFNPQLSVGVGGMWQPYYPNSTGATYVDGSAFVKLSVPIFHWGERRRAVGAARAVQLQQEWNAALVHDDIVREEMNGWTALVQSRAQVDASEESLRIAGENLSISTYSYGEGLATILDVLQAQLSWIQLYSNAIRAHYNYAVAVSDYQRITAQ, encoded by the coding sequence ATGAAGATAACAGTTTCGATAATCGCCCTTTGGCTCTGCGTCCCGGTGCTGGGGCAGACTTCGCTCGCCGACTACCGCGCTGCCGTCGCCGATTACAGCTGGCAGCTGAAGATCGCCGCCTCGAAGAGCGATGCGGCGGCCGAGACGGCGGGGCAGGCCCGCACGGGCTACTTGCCGCGGCTCGCGATGGACGGCAGTTTCACGGCGACCGTGCGCCATTTCGACGGCGTGGAACGCTGGACGTTCAGCCTCCTGCCGCAGCTGGTGCAGACCGTCTACGGCGGCGGTGCGGTGCGGGCCGCGGCCCGGCAGGCCGAACTGGACTACGGCATCGCGCTGTGCGACGAGGAGTTTTCGCGCCTCGACGTGCGCTATGCCGCCGACTACGCCTACTGGAACCTCTCGGCCGTGGAACTCTATGCCGCCTCGATGCGGCAGTATGTCGCGATCATCCGTTCGCTCAAGGAGGTCGTCGACCGCCGCTTTTCGGAGGGTTATATCGCCAAGGGCGACGTGCTGATGATCGACGCACGGTTGAGCGAGGCCGAATATTCGCTCGTGAGCGCCGAGCAGAGTTACGAGGTCGCGCTCCACAACTTCAACATCCTCCGCGGAACCGACGCCGCGCTCGGCGTACAGCTCGCGCAGGACATCCGCGACTCGCTGCCGATGCCCGGACGGGTCGTGGCGGCCGAGGCGCTGGAGCGGCGTCCCGACTATGCCGCCGCACGGCTGCGCTCGGAGCAGGCCGAGGCGGGAATCCGGGCCGTCCGCGCGCCGTTCAATCCGCAGCTGAGCGTGGGTGTCGGCGGCATGTGGCAGCCCTATTACCCCAACAGCACGGGTGCGACCTACGTCGACGGATCGGCTTTCGTGAAACTCTCCGTGCCGATCTTCCACTGGGGCGAACGCCGCCGGGCCGTGGGGGCCGCGCGCGCCGTGCAGTTGCAGCAGGAGTGGAACGCCGCGCTCGTGCACGACGACATCGTGCGCGAGGAGATGAACGGCTGGACGGCCCTCGTGCAGAGCCGCGCGCAGGTCGACGCCTCGGAAGAGAGCCTCCGCATCGCGGGCGAGAACCTCTCCATCAGCACCTATTCCTACGGCGAAGGCCTGGCGACGATCCTCGACGTCCTGCAAGCCCAGCTGAGCTGGATTCAGCTCTATTCGAACGCCATCCGGGCGCACTACAACTATGCCGTGGCGGTGTCGGACTACCAGCGCATCACGGCGCAATAG
- a CDS encoding efflux RND transporter permease subunit: MNLPEYSLRSAKVIWFFLFVLLAGGALGFATLGKKEDSAFVIKIASMVCSYPGATPQQVEELVTEPIEREVQSMRRVHKITSESYYGLSKIQVELDPATPASEIPQLWDELRRKVLNVQPRLPAGASAVTVADDFGDVYGIYYGLSVDGGFTWSELRDWAQRLKTALVTVDGVQKVALYGEQTPVVNVYVSMATLANFAIRPETIVATIGQQNSIVDSGEKQAGKLQIQILEDGTYKTLDDLSDQLLISSSGKQYRLGDIARVERGYAEPPQTMMRVDGRRAVGIGVSTEEGVDVVKTGAEIESLLASLTRQMPLGMELTVLYPENRIAREANSTFILNLAESVAIVILIIMLVMGFRAGVLIGSSLLFSIGGTLLLMQFLGEGLNRTSLAGFIIAMGMLVDNAIVVTDNAQQAMLRGVARRSAVVDGANAPRWSLLGATLIAIFSFLPLYLAPSSVAEIVKPLFVVLALSLLLSWVLALTQTPLFGNFMLKVKPVAGDPYDTRFYRAFDRLLAALLRWRWAVTATVAGLFVLSLVVMGLMPQNFFPSLDKPYFRADVLLPDGYNIRDTERNLLAMEEWLRAQPEVKTVSMTLGSTPPRYYLASSSVSMRPNFGNILVELHDKRQTEAVEERFNAYVTANFPDVWLRSSLFKLSPVPDAAIEFGFIGDDVDTLRRLAARAEEVMWHTPGAVNIRNGWGNRVPMWQPVYSQMKGQRIGVTRSQMARGITIATQGYTLGEYREGDQFMPILLKDENIGSYNLTNLQALPIFNPSGKVFSIEQATDGFRFDFRPGVIKRFNRQRVMKAQCDPGRGVNTMQLFAALRDSVDRAVVLPEGYSMKVFGEQESQQESNEALAEYMPLTLVLILIVLLLLLRNYREPVVILLMIPLIFIGVVLGLAVTGKVFNFFSLLGLLGLVGMNIKNAVVLVEQIGVLRAAGKDPYEALTSATRSRIVPVAMASGTTILGMLPLLFDSMFGAMAATIMGGLLVATLLTVCVLPVVYALFYNIRKP; this comes from the coding sequence ATGAACCTGCCCGAATATTCATTGCGCAGCGCCAAGGTGATCTGGTTCTTCCTCTTCGTCCTGCTGGCCGGGGGAGCGCTGGGCTTCGCCACGCTGGGAAAGAAAGAGGATTCGGCCTTTGTGATCAAAATCGCGTCGATGGTCTGCTCCTATCCCGGGGCTACGCCGCAGCAGGTCGAAGAACTCGTCACCGAGCCTATCGAACGCGAGGTGCAGTCGATGCGCCGCGTGCATAAAATCACTTCGGAATCCTATTACGGGCTTTCGAAGATACAGGTCGAACTGGACCCGGCCACACCCGCCTCCGAAATTCCGCAATTGTGGGACGAACTGCGCCGCAAGGTGCTCAACGTCCAGCCGCGCCTGCCCGCGGGGGCTTCGGCGGTGACCGTCGCCGACGATTTCGGCGACGTGTACGGCATCTACTACGGGCTTTCGGTCGACGGAGGCTTCACCTGGTCCGAACTGCGCGACTGGGCGCAGCGGCTCAAAACGGCGCTCGTGACGGTCGACGGCGTGCAGAAGGTGGCCCTTTACGGCGAACAGACGCCCGTGGTGAACGTCTATGTCAGCATGGCGACGCTGGCCAATTTCGCCATCCGTCCCGAAACTATCGTCGCGACCATCGGCCAGCAGAATTCCATCGTCGACAGCGGCGAGAAGCAGGCCGGAAAACTCCAGATACAGATTCTCGAGGACGGAACCTACAAGACGCTCGACGACCTTTCGGACCAGCTGCTGATCTCCTCTTCGGGCAAACAGTACCGCCTGGGCGACATCGCCCGCGTCGAGCGGGGCTACGCCGAGCCGCCGCAGACGATGATGCGCGTCGACGGCCGCCGCGCCGTGGGCATCGGCGTCTCGACCGAGGAGGGCGTCGACGTGGTGAAGACCGGTGCGGAGATCGAATCTCTGCTGGCTTCGCTCACGCGGCAGATGCCGCTGGGCATGGAGCTGACGGTGCTCTATCCCGAGAACCGCATCGCCCGGGAGGCCAATTCCACATTCATTCTCAACCTCGCCGAGTCGGTTGCGATCGTCATTCTGATCATCATGCTCGTCATGGGCTTCCGCGCCGGGGTGCTGATCGGCAGTTCGCTGCTCTTCTCGATCGGCGGCACGCTGCTCCTGATGCAATTTCTGGGCGAGGGGCTGAACCGCACCTCGCTGGCCGGTTTCATCATCGCGATGGGCATGCTCGTCGACAACGCCATCGTCGTCACCGACAATGCACAACAGGCCATGCTGCGGGGCGTGGCACGCCGTAGCGCCGTCGTTGACGGAGCCAACGCCCCGCGGTGGAGCCTGCTGGGGGCCACGCTGATCGCCATATTCTCGTTTCTGCCGCTGTACCTCGCCCCCTCGTCGGTGGCCGAGATCGTCAAGCCGCTGTTCGTCGTGCTGGCCCTCTCGCTGCTGTTGAGCTGGGTGCTGGCCCTGACGCAGACGCCGCTGTTCGGCAATTTCATGCTCAAGGTGAAACCTGTCGCCGGCGATCCCTACGACACGCGCTTCTACCGCGCCTTCGACCGCCTGCTGGCCGCCCTGCTGCGGTGGCGGTGGGCCGTCACGGCGACGGTCGCGGGGCTGTTCGTCCTGTCGCTGGTCGTCATGGGGCTGATGCCCCAGAACTTCTTTCCGTCGCTCGACAAACCTTATTTCCGGGCCGACGTGCTGCTGCCCGACGGGTATAATATCCGCGATACGGAGCGTAATCTGCTCGCCATGGAGGAGTGGCTGCGCGCGCAGCCCGAGGTGAAGACCGTCTCGATGACGCTCGGGTCGACGCCGCCGCGCTATTACTTGGCCAGCAGCAGCGTCTCGATGCGTCCCAATTTCGGCAACATCCTCGTCGAACTGCACGACAAGCGGCAGACCGAGGCTGTCGAGGAGCGTTTCAACGCCTATGTCACCGCGAATTTTCCCGACGTGTGGCTGCGCTCGTCGCTCTTCAAGCTCTCGCCCGTGCCCGACGCGGCCATCGAATTCGGCTTCATCGGCGACGACGTCGACACGCTGCGCCGTCTCGCGGCCCGGGCCGAAGAGGTGATGTGGCACACCCCCGGAGCCGTAAACATCCGCAACGGCTGGGGCAACCGCGTGCCGATGTGGCAGCCGGTCTACTCGCAGATGAAGGGCCAGCGCATCGGCGTCACCCGCAGCCAGATGGCCCGCGGCATCACCATCGCCACGCAGGGCTACACGCTGGGCGAATACCGCGAGGGCGACCAGTTCATGCCGATCCTTCTGAAAGACGAGAACATCGGTTCGTATAACCTGACCAATTTGCAGGCCCTGCCGATCTTCAATCCTTCGGGCAAGGTCTTTTCGATTGAGCAGGCGACCGACGGATTCCGTTTCGATTTCCGGCCGGGCGTCATCAAGCGTTTCAACCGCCAGCGGGTGATGAAGGCCCAATGCGACCCGGGCCGCGGGGTCAACACCATGCAGTTGTTCGCCGCGCTGCGCGATTCGGTGGACCGCGCCGTGGTACTTCCCGAAGGCTACTCGATGAAGGTCTTCGGCGAGCAGGAGAGCCAGCAGGAGTCCAACGAGGCGCTGGCCGAATACATGCCGCTGACGCTGGTGCTCATCCTCATCGTCCTGCTGCTGCTGCTGCGCAACTACCGCGAGCCGGTCGTCATTCTGCTGATGATCCCCCTGATCTTCATCGGCGTGGTGCTGGGACTGGCCGTCACGGGCAAGGTGTTCAACTTTTTCTCCCTGCTGGGGTTGCTGGGACTCGTCGGCATGAACATCAAGAACGCCGTGGTGCTCGTCGAGCAGATCGGCGTGCTGCGGGCCGCGGGCAAAGACCCCTACGAGGCCCTGACCTCTGCGACGCGCAGCCGTATCGTCCCGGTGGCGATGGCCTCGGGAACGACCATTCTGGGCATGCTGCCGCTGTTGTTCGACTCGATGTTCGGCGCGATGGCCGCCACGATCATGGGCGGACTGCTGGTCGCCACGCTGCTGACGGTCTGCGTCCTGCCGGTGGTCTACGCGCTGTTCTACAATATCCGCAAGCCATGA
- a CDS encoding efflux RND transporter periplasmic adaptor subunit yields MRIIPILAIALLAGACSRKTPAPAVVRPVKVATAAGAGLIDKDFAGMATPDDAVNLAFKVAGQVLDVPVSQGAGVKKGELLAELDPRDIELQVAATRSAFEETRSQQQRMQRLLEHEAVSRQEAEAAATRYAQARSTYENTLDLLKDTRLKAPFAGVVERKYVDNFERVQAGQPILRLVNPVTSTVQFTLPENALPLLRDSSTRFTVAFDNYRGAAIPARLKEYVETSSDASGFPVSLTLENPDPARYRISPGMSCTITMLSADPVPDAVSLPVSAVYAPAGGGTYVWIVGAGDRVMRREVTLGELFGRDRVVIDSGVAPGERVVTAGVYQLREGERVRILN; encoded by the coding sequence ATGCGAATCATCCCCATTTTAGCGATCGCCCTGCTTGCCGGGGCGTGTTCCCGCAAGACGCCCGCACCTGCGGTGGTACGCCCCGTGAAGGTGGCGACGGCTGCCGGCGCGGGACTTATCGACAAGGATTTCGCCGGCATGGCTACTCCCGACGACGCTGTGAACCTCGCCTTCAAGGTGGCGGGGCAGGTCCTCGACGTGCCCGTTTCGCAGGGCGCGGGCGTGAAGAAGGGGGAGCTGCTCGCCGAACTCGACCCCCGGGACATCGAGTTGCAGGTCGCGGCGACCCGCTCGGCCTTCGAGGAGACCCGCTCGCAGCAGCAGCGCATGCAGCGGCTGCTGGAGCACGAGGCGGTGTCGCGGCAGGAGGCCGAAGCGGCCGCGACGCGCTATGCGCAGGCCCGCTCGACCTACGAGAACACCCTCGACCTGCTGAAGGACACCCGCCTGAAGGCTCCGTTCGCCGGGGTCGTCGAGCGCAAGTACGTCGATAATTTCGAACGCGTGCAGGCCGGACAGCCGATTCTCCGGCTGGTCAATCCCGTCACCTCGACCGTCCAGTTCACGCTGCCCGAAAACGCGCTGCCGCTGTTGCGGGACAGCTCCACGCGCTTTACCGTCGCGTTCGACAACTACCGGGGCGCGGCCATTCCGGCCCGCCTGAAAGAGTATGTCGAAACCTCGTCCGACGCCTCGGGATTCCCCGTGTCGCTGACCCTCGAAAACCCCGATCCGGCCCGTTACCGCATCTCGCCCGGCATGTCGTGCACGATCACCATGTTGAGCGCCGATCCCGTTCCCGATGCCGTGTCGCTGCCCGTTTCGGCCGTCTACGCCCCGGCCGGGGGCGGGACCTACGTCTGGATCGTCGGCGCGGGCGACCGCGTCATGCGCCGCGAGGTGACGCTCGGGGAGCTGTTCGGCCGCGACCGGGTGGTTATCGACAGCGGCGTTGCGCCCGGCGAACGGGTCGTCACGGCGGGCGTTTACCAGCTGCGCGAGGGCGAACGGGTCCGCATCTTAAACTGA